In a single window of the Leptospira sanjuanensis genome:
- the ligA gene encoding NAD-dependent DNA ligase LigA encodes MPKKKDDSPKTLSEKEAKQLIDKLTVEIRHHQYLYYVKHEPKISDFDFDQMFRRLQDLEEAFPDLKDPASPTLVVGSDLDKDFEKFQHKLPVLSLINTYNDEELLDWVNKTDPEGLYSVEWKIDGASIVLYYENGILQNGVTRGSGGIGDDVTDNIRTIRNIPLRLPEPITIYLRGEVFMTFKDFEEFNELSSGKYANPRNLSAGSIKQKNSADTAKRPLRIFTYDATFPDIARKFKTHQEILTKLDKLTFPVPPDTVFVTGSKIAKTIQDFKKKKEKLGFPTDGLVIKLNDVSKRDALGYTSHSPRWARAYKFDAVMKESKIVDITYAVGRTGKITPRAEIEPVSLAGTTVTFATLHNQDYIDELGVGIGAVVRVAKRGEIIPAVEEVVTPGKDVFKIPDRCPSCKTKTIKKEGLVDLFCPNPDCPDRVKNGIIFYCQRKQMDIEGLGDKQIEFLYDHDYIKSVADLYDLKDKKEKLMEEEGFGEKSVAIILGGIEESKQKDFRFVLPSIGLPELGHKVTELLIEHGIDSMDEILAISKDKKRIDSLLEIPGIGPSTVLAFQENFSDKRILKLIDRLKKAGLKMKADPVKVADQQPFAGQSWCVTGSFENFQPRDKAMDLIVYYGGRKVSAVSSKTTHLLAGPGAGSKLEKANELGIAVYDENQFLELLKSHKIDFKNPK; translated from the coding sequence ATGCCAAAAAAGAAAGACGATTCTCCCAAAACTCTTTCGGAGAAAGAGGCCAAACAACTTATCGACAAGCTTACCGTCGAAATTCGTCATCACCAGTATCTTTACTATGTAAAACACGAACCGAAAATTTCCGATTTCGATTTCGATCAGATGTTCCGTCGTCTTCAGGATTTGGAGGAAGCCTTTCCCGATCTCAAAGATCCGGCAAGCCCTACGCTCGTAGTCGGTTCCGACTTGGACAAGGACTTCGAAAAATTTCAGCACAAACTCCCCGTCTTATCACTCATCAACACGTACAACGACGAAGAACTTTTGGATTGGGTCAACAAGACCGATCCGGAAGGATTATATTCCGTAGAATGGAAAATAGACGGCGCTTCCATCGTTCTATATTATGAAAATGGAATACTTCAAAACGGAGTTACGCGGGGTTCCGGCGGGATCGGTGACGACGTAACCGATAACATTCGTACCATTCGGAATATTCCATTGCGTTTACCAGAACCGATAACGATTTATCTTCGCGGCGAAGTTTTTATGACCTTCAAAGACTTCGAGGAGTTCAACGAACTTTCTTCCGGTAAATACGCAAATCCGCGAAATCTTTCCGCAGGTTCGATCAAACAAAAGAATTCGGCGGATACGGCAAAACGTCCGCTGAGAATTTTCACATACGACGCGACGTTTCCGGACATTGCCAGAAAATTCAAAACACATCAGGAAATTCTTACCAAGCTTGATAAGTTAACGTTTCCGGTTCCGCCTGACACCGTTTTTGTGACCGGATCCAAAATCGCAAAGACGATCCAGGATTTTAAAAAGAAGAAGGAAAAACTCGGCTTTCCGACGGACGGACTCGTAATCAAACTCAACGACGTTTCCAAACGCGATGCGCTCGGTTATACTTCTCATTCTCCGCGATGGGCGAGGGCGTATAAGTTCGACGCGGTTATGAAGGAAAGTAAGATCGTCGATATTACGTATGCGGTCGGTCGAACCGGAAAGATCACTCCAAGAGCGGAGATCGAACCCGTCAGTCTTGCCGGAACCACGGTAACGTTCGCAACCCTTCATAATCAAGATTATATCGACGAACTCGGAGTCGGGATCGGTGCGGTCGTTCGCGTCGCGAAACGCGGAGAAATCATTCCCGCGGTGGAAGAAGTCGTAACTCCGGGTAAAGACGTTTTTAAAATTCCGGATCGCTGCCCTTCGTGTAAGACGAAGACGATTAAAAAGGAAGGGCTTGTGGATCTTTTTTGTCCGAACCCCGATTGTCCGGATCGAGTTAAGAACGGAATCATCTTTTATTGTCAAAGAAAGCAAATGGATATCGAAGGACTCGGCGATAAACAGATCGAATTCTTATACGATCACGATTATATCAAATCCGTCGCCGACTTGTACGATCTCAAAGATAAAAAAGAAAAGCTGATGGAAGAGGAAGGTTTCGGAGAAAAGAGCGTAGCGATCATTCTCGGAGGAATCGAAGAATCCAAACAGAAAGATTTTCGTTTTGTTCTTCCTTCGATCGGTCTTCCCGAACTAGGACATAAAGTCACGGAATTGTTGATCGAACACGGAATCGATTCTATGGATGAGATTCTTGCGATTTCCAAAGACAAAAAGAGAATCGATTCTCTTTTGGAAATCCCCGGCATCGGACCTTCCACCGTACTCGCCTTTCAGGAAAACTTCTCCGATAAACGAATCTTAAAACTCATAGATCGGCTCAAAAAAGCCGGACTCAAGATGAAAGCCGATCCCGTAAAAGTGGCCGATCAACAACCGTTTGCGGGTCAGTCTTGGTGTGTTACAGGTTCTTTTGAAAACTTCCAACCGAGAGACAAAGCGATGGATTTGATCGTGTATTACGGTGGAAGAAAAGTGAGCGCTGTGAGTTCCAAAACGACCCATCTCTTGGCCGGACCCGGCGCCGGATCTAAATTAGAAAAAGCGAATGAACTGGGGATCGCGGTTTATGACGAAAATCAGTTCTTGGAACTCCTCAAGTCGCATAAGATCGATTTCAAAAATCCGAAATAG
- a CDS encoding LIC_10202 family protein, whose product MEDKFQELFEIRDSRINVREIMEEIESKLKKNPSTKEDIEKLTHWKFSPPSPEGYRDFDPAEIAHLFEKGIAPPKFSNPKLWFVRGPLKWLLIRFAEFYSFLDKKLSENRTRAFYSVLHELILIRSENQNLKRKMESFYSEFLEWNQAIGKEVRPEFLWANENLYSEGFVEESENFLLESIDPSEKVLVLSPGWGKILKQLLKLGSQFDSVTWNKTCEEFIRGSITTNIQLQEPGAIPKNCSVYSKIIISENLSIHPHWLIEKALRSLSLGVASGTEIRFRFSNENSNYPSPFLPLRLTKIQEPLIRDYLKQLGFRNIIEKKSEDGFTVLSFRK is encoded by the coding sequence ATGGAAGATAAATTTCAGGAACTATTCGAAATCAGAGATTCTCGGATCAACGTCCGCGAAATTATGGAAGAGATCGAATCCAAGCTCAAAAAAAATCCTTCCACAAAAGAAGACATAGAGAAACTCACTCATTGGAAATTTTCCCCTCCTAGTCCGGAAGGATATCGGGATTTTGATCCGGCGGAAATCGCGCATCTTTTTGAAAAGGGAATCGCCCCTCCTAAATTCTCCAATCCGAAACTTTGGTTCGTACGCGGACCTCTCAAATGGCTTTTGATCCGATTCGCGGAATTCTATTCTTTCTTGGACAAAAAACTTTCGGAAAATAGAACGCGCGCGTTTTACAGCGTGTTGCACGAACTCATTTTGATCCGTTCCGAAAACCAGAATCTGAAACGGAAGATGGAATCCTTTTATTCCGAATTTTTAGAATGGAATCAAGCGATCGGAAAGGAAGTTCGACCCGAATTCCTTTGGGCCAACGAAAATCTTTACTCGGAAGGGTTTGTGGAAGAAAGCGAAAACTTTCTTTTGGAATCGATCGATCCTTCCGAAAAAGTTTTGGTATTATCGCCTGGTTGGGGGAAGATTCTAAAGCAGCTTTTAAAACTCGGATCACAGTTCGATTCGGTCACTTGGAACAAAACTTGCGAAGAATTCATTCGCGGTTCGATCACTACGAACATTCAGCTTCAAGAACCCGGAGCGATTCCGAAAAATTGCTCGGTATATTCTAAAATTATAATATCTGAAAATTTATCCATACACCCGCATTGGCTGATCGAAAAAGCGCTTCGTTCCCTGAGTCTGGGAGTCGCTTCCGGAACGGAAATTCGATTCCGTTTTTCCAACGAAAACTCGAATTACCCTTCTCCATTTTTACCGTTGCGACTTACGAAAATACAAGAGCCTTTGATTCGGGATTATCTCAAACAACTCGGTTTTAGAAACATTATAGAAAAAAAATCGGAAGACGGGTTTACCGTCCTCTCGTTTCGAAAATGA
- a CDS encoding M23 family metallopeptidase: MEKEIRKRIDQVKEKGHQRLTVLLIPHGFDKSFHFQISVFTIVFLFGLLVSILGIAVFGIVKYNNTRKQINALAQVYGKYFDEYIEYSEQLEGVQDDFLALTENLEEIYSLIDGHGDEMLKLPDESDIETIALAELKTEESADKDLMLGRSYLSEIYGYRTARVYMDKHRPLMDSVYDFLNLRYDVMDAIPFGEPLYSYNLTSYFGTRRSPTTGYMEYHDGIDLANVPGTPIYATGNGRIHRVIYSNRGYGNHIVIQHANGYFSLFGHCTKIFVRDGQQIRKGNLIATVGSTGNVTGPHLHYEVWIGESNRTDPMEYLKVPVY, from the coding sequence ATGGAAAAAGAAATCCGCAAACGCATAGATCAAGTCAAGGAAAAGGGTCATCAACGACTGACCGTCCTTCTTATCCCTCACGGTTTCGATAAATCATTTCATTTTCAAATTTCGGTTTTTACGATCGTCTTTTTATTCGGTCTTCTCGTATCTATTTTAGGAATCGCCGTTTTCGGAATCGTAAAATATAACAATACAAGAAAACAAATCAACGCACTCGCGCAAGTTTACGGGAAATACTTCGACGAATACATCGAATATTCCGAACAATTGGAAGGAGTGCAAGACGACTTTCTTGCGCTTACGGAGAATTTAGAGGAGATCTATTCTCTCATCGACGGACACGGAGACGAGATGTTGAAACTTCCGGACGAATCGGATATCGAAACGATCGCTCTTGCCGAATTAAAAACGGAAGAATCCGCCGATAAGGATCTGATGTTGGGAAGAAGTTATCTTTCCGAGATTTACGGATACCGCACCGCTCGCGTTTACATGGACAAACATCGCCCGTTGATGGACAGCGTTTACGACTTTCTCAATCTTCGATACGACGTGATGGATGCGATTCCGTTCGGAGAACCTTTGTACTCCTACAACCTGACTTCTTATTTCGGAACGAGACGTTCGCCTACCACGGGTTATATGGAGTACCACGACGGGATCGATCTCGCGAACGTGCCCGGAACTCCGATTTATGCCACGGGTAACGGAAGAATTCATCGAGTGATTTATTCCAACCGCGGGTACGGAAATCATATCGTGATTCAACACGCGAACGGTTATTTTTCCTTGTTCGGACATTGTACGAAAATTTTCGTACGGGACGGACAACAAATCCGCAAAGGAAACTTGATCGCAACGGTCGGTTCCACAGGAAACGTGACCGGACCTCACTTACACTACGAGGTTTGGATCGGAGAATCCAATCGAACGGATCCGATGGAATATCTCAAAGTTCCCGTTTATTGA
- a CDS encoding Spy/CpxP family protein refolding chaperone — MNLLNSFLRLTVAGCFLAPAVTFSQELTIGLRSGTDSNPPPVKQLAPIRQLRSFGLVFGNVDTVRERFALSEKQLDEISKINEKHKQEHFRWLQKISPIEIELEGLLMESNVDLTKIRKLLVEIGKYTAEIRINQISHRLAIEKVLTQDQKSKIKAPSAPPESGFPVNLFSPERIILPLQGILH, encoded by the coding sequence ATGAATCTCCTGAATTCATTTCTCAGACTTACCGTCGCCGGTTGCTTCTTGGCGCCGGCGGTGACTTTTTCTCAGGAACTCACCATAGGACTTCGTTCCGGTACCGATTCCAATCCTCCGCCCGTCAAACAACTTGCACCGATACGTCAGCTGAGAAGTTTCGGTCTCGTTTTCGGAAACGTGGATACGGTCAGAGAACGATTCGCTCTTTCCGAAAAACAATTGGATGAAATTTCCAAAATCAACGAGAAGCACAAACAAGAACACTTTCGCTGGCTTCAAAAAATTTCTCCCATCGAGATCGAACTCGAGGGACTTTTGATGGAGTCTAACGTGGATTTAACGAAGATCCGCAAGCTTCTCGTAGAGATCGGAAAATATACGGCGGAGATTCGTATCAATCAAATCTCGCATCGTCTTGCTATCGAAAAAGTATTAACTCAGGACCAAAAATCCAAAATCAAAGCACCCTCCGCTCCACCGGAGTCCGGATTCCCCGTGAATCTTTTTTCTCCGGAGAGAATCATCCTTCCTTTACAAGGAATTTTACACTGA
- a CDS encoding cytochrome P450 → MFALTSSRPSDSKPQKHKSPPGSYGFFALRHLPRMRRDIIGFFEDMKKKYGDVVLFGIRKTRIFMIQSPEDVRHVLQENSSNYHKSVFYLELKRVLGKGLLTSEGDFWKKQRRLIQPAFHRQRISEFTHIMADETLNLFREWDTKEQNGKVRVDLSEEMMRLTFAIVGKTLFRSDVKEYSEIIAKNVETAMEELTKRLTMVFPPPIHWPLPGNRRLLKSIDAMNEVIYELIDQRRKNSSNDLISMLLEIQDEETGEKMSLEQVRDEAITLLLAGHETTANALTWAFHLLSKHPEIYSKLKEEAKNVLGDRTPALEDVASLTYSRMVLEESMRLYPPAWTVERSALGPDTVGGYHVPTGTNVSICIYSIHRDPRFWKEPEKFWPERFSEENSKDRPKYAYIPFGGGPRMCIGNVFAMTEGILILSMIARKYDLKPVSGHKVELEPLVTLRPKHGMPMDLVST, encoded by the coding sequence ATGTTTGCGTTAACTTCCAGTCGCCCCTCCGATTCAAAACCTCAGAAACACAAATCTCCTCCCGGTTCGTACGGATTCTTTGCGCTTCGACATTTGCCTCGAATGCGTCGGGATATCATCGGGTTCTTCGAGGATATGAAAAAGAAATACGGGGATGTGGTTCTATTCGGAATCCGTAAAACGAGAATCTTTATGATTCAAAGTCCGGAGGACGTTCGGCACGTTCTTCAGGAAAACAGTTCCAACTATCACAAAAGCGTATTTTATCTCGAACTCAAGCGGGTTTTGGGAAAAGGGCTTTTGACCTCGGAAGGGGATTTTTGGAAAAAACAAAGAAGACTCATTCAACCCGCGTTTCACCGTCAGAGAATATCAGAATTTACTCATATTATGGCGGACGAAACCCTGAATCTATTTCGAGAATGGGACACAAAGGAACAAAACGGAAAAGTAAGAGTCGATCTTTCCGAAGAGATGATGCGGTTGACGTTCGCGATCGTAGGTAAGACCCTCTTTCGATCGGACGTAAAAGAATATTCCGAAATCATCGCAAAGAACGTGGAAACCGCGATGGAAGAATTGACCAAACGATTGACGATGGTTTTTCCTCCTCCGATTCATTGGCCTTTGCCCGGAAATCGAAGACTTTTAAAGTCGATCGATGCGATGAACGAGGTCATCTACGAACTTATCGATCAAAGAAGAAAGAATTCTTCCAATGATCTGATCAGTATGCTTCTTGAAATCCAGGATGAAGAAACCGGAGAAAAGATGAGTCTAGAACAAGTCCGCGACGAAGCGATTACGCTCTTGCTCGCGGGACATGAAACGACGGCTAACGCGTTGACTTGGGCGTTTCATCTTCTTTCCAAACATCCGGAAATTTATTCCAAACTCAAAGAAGAAGCGAAGAACGTTCTCGGTGATCGAACTCCGGCTCTGGAAGATGTAGCGTCACTCACTTATTCCAGAATGGTTTTGGAAGAATCGATGCGATTGTATCCTCCCGCTTGGACGGTCGAACGTTCCGCGCTCGGACCGGACACGGTCGGCGGTTATCATGTACCGACCGGAACCAACGTTTCCATATGTATCTATTCGATTCACAGGGATCCTAGGTTTTGGAAAGAGCCGGAAAAATTTTGGCCGGAACGATTCTCCGAAGAAAACTCAAAAGACCGTCCGAAATACGCGTATATACCGTTCGGGGGCGGTCCGAGAATGTGCATCGGAAACGTATTTGCGATGACGGAAGGAATTTTGATTCTGAGTATGATCGCAAGAAAATATGATTTAAAGCCCGTTTCCGGTCATAAGGTAGAATTGGAACCTTTAGTCACATTGCGACCGAAGCATGGAATGCCGATGGACTTGGTTTCCACTTGA
- a CDS encoding GDP-mannose 4,6-dehydratase, which produces MKCLITGAAGFVGGYLLKELKESYTDFLGIGIQPGPDIEADLALPRSYRSSVCDIRNPEQVRSIIHDFSPDTVFHLAAQPFVPRAVEDPGETLEINVHGTLNILESLRSLKKKVRFVYISSSDVYGNVPESCLPVQESILPAPLNPYSSSKACAEIYCLQYHRWIPELEVVIARPFNHTGPRQSLNFVIPNFCSQVLEALKKPEAERKILVGDLSSTRDFLDVRDVVCAYRILAEKGKPGEIYNICSGQEVVIRDVLDRIISESGKKIPVEVDSSRFRPAEMKRLSGDNSKLRTLGWKPAFGLTETIRDVYQWVAR; this is translated from the coding sequence ATGAAGTGTTTGATAACGGGAGCGGCGGGGTTCGTCGGCGGTTACCTGCTGAAGGAACTCAAAGAATCCTATACAGATTTTTTAGGGATCGGAATTCAACCCGGGCCGGACATAGAAGCGGATCTTGCTCTTCCTAGATCCTATCGCTCTTCCGTTTGCGACATACGAAATCCGGAACAAGTCCGTTCCATCATTCATGACTTTTCACCGGATACAGTTTTTCATTTGGCGGCTCAGCCTTTTGTACCGAGAGCCGTGGAAGATCCGGGTGAAACCTTGGAGATCAACGTTCACGGAACGTTGAATATTTTGGAATCGCTGCGTTCCTTAAAAAAGAAAGTTCGTTTCGTTTATATCTCGTCTTCCGACGTGTACGGAAACGTCCCCGAGTCTTGTCTCCCGGTGCAAGAATCGATTTTACCCGCGCCATTGAATCCGTATTCTTCCTCCAAGGCTTGCGCAGAAATTTATTGCCTACAATATCATCGATGGATTCCGGAACTCGAAGTCGTGATCGCGAGACCGTTCAATCACACCGGTCCGAGACAAAGTCTGAATTTCGTGATTCCTAATTTTTGTTCTCAGGTTTTGGAAGCTTTGAAAAAGCCGGAAGCTGAAAGAAAAATCTTAGTCGGAGACCTTTCGTCTACGAGGGATTTTTTGGATGTGAGAGACGTTGTGTGTGCGTATCGAATTCTCGCGGAGAAGGGAAAGCCCGGAGAAATTTATAATATCTGTTCCGGTCAGGAAGTCGTGATTCGGGATGTCTTGGATCGGATCATTTCCGAATCGGGAAAAAAAATTCCGGTCGAAGTGGATTCTTCCCGTTTTCGTCCCGCGGAGATGAAACGTTTGTCCGGGGATAACAGTAAACTTCGAACGCTCGGATGGAAACCTGCCTTCGGTTTAACGGAAACGATCCGAGACGTGTACCAATGGGTAGCGAGATGA
- a CDS encoding RNA polymerase sigma factor: MDQKEFTELIDSTKHIVLSAIKKNLFEEFHDSIDDVVQETYFRAYKSLSANKFRGDSSVSTWLYTIARNESLRMNQKRSRQTALASKLKEKVILDNSIQEKEAASASFTDFELKDLLAMLPWKYKSVLSLVGEGYKEQQIAEKLSIPEGTVKSRAFRGKQMLKKIFVDNK; this comes from the coding sequence ATGGACCAAAAAGAATTTACCGAATTGATCGATTCGACAAAACATATCGTACTTTCGGCAATTAAGAAGAATCTATTCGAGGAATTCCACGATTCCATCGACGACGTCGTGCAGGAAACGTATTTCCGCGCGTATAAAAGTCTTTCAGCGAATAAGTTTCGCGGAGATTCTTCCGTAAGCACATGGCTTTATACGATCGCAAGAAACGAATCTCTGAGAATGAATCAAAAAAGATCCAGACAAACCGCGCTTGCAAGCAAGTTGAAAGAAAAAGTGATCCTGGATAATTCCATTCAAGAAAAAGAGGCGGCTTCGGCCAGCTTCACCGATTTTGAATTGAAAGATCTTTTAGCTATGCTTCCATGGAAGTATAAATCTGTGTTGAGTCTTGTCGGCGAAGGATATAAAGAACAACAGATCGCCGAAAAGTTGAGTATTCCCGAAGGAACCGTAAAGTCCCGGGCGTTTCGCGGAAAACAAATGCTGAAAAAGATTTTCGTAGATAACAAATAG
- a CDS encoding SanA/YdcF family protein, with product MNLNFFKKSKFYTGALLLLALLIAAPIAIDFSFEESYLHTEKYQNHRSARPATVAVVPGASVYKNEPSAVLKDRLDCALELYHQGKVRKILLSGDNGSIYYNEVKPMLLYILKNQVNERDIFVDHAGFRTLDTLVRAKEIFQVKDLIFVSQRIYQPRAAFLANKIGLKFQAFESDRRIYTSGPFSRFREFFARTLAWVDMNLFKTNPKYLGDPFPIEGSGIKTWKGSAL from the coding sequence TTGAACCTAAACTTCTTCAAAAAATCGAAATTTTATACGGGGGCGCTTTTACTTCTGGCGCTTTTAATTGCCGCACCGATCGCAATCGATTTTAGTTTCGAAGAATCGTATCTTCACACGGAAAAATATCAGAATCATCGATCCGCGAGACCGGCGACCGTTGCCGTCGTTCCGGGCGCCTCCGTTTATAAAAACGAACCATCCGCGGTTTTAAAAGACCGTTTGGATTGCGCCTTGGAATTGTATCATCAGGGAAAGGTGAGAAAGATTCTTCTTTCGGGAGACAACGGTTCGATTTATTACAACGAAGTGAAACCGATGCTGCTCTACATTCTTAAGAATCAAGTGAATGAAAGAGACATATTCGTCGATCATGCGGGTTTTCGAACCTTGGATACTTTGGTTCGTGCGAAAGAAATTTTTCAGGTCAAGGATCTGATCTTTGTGAGTCAGAGAATCTATCAGCCTCGGGCCGCGTTTTTGGCGAACAAGATCGGTTTGAAATTTCAGGCGTTCGAATCCGATCGGAGAATTTATACGAGCGGTCCGTTCAGCAGGTTCCGGGAATTTTTTGCGAGAACCTTGGCGTGGGTCGATATGAATTTGTTTAAAACGAATCCGAAATATTTAGGCGATCCGTTTCCGATCGAAGGAAGCGGAATCAAAACTTGGAAAGGTTCGGCGCTTTAG